One Danio rerio strain Tuebingen ecotype United States chromosome 7, GRCz12tu, whole genome shotgun sequence genomic window, TTCTCCTGGCGGAGGAAGAACTGCTGAAGACTTCTGAGTCAGTAGAGTTGCTGGGGTAAGAATTAATGGAGCATCTGGATCCGTAGACACAGGCACTAGTGGACGGTTGTTAACTATAGCTGTGACTTCCGCCATAAAGGTGATCAAAACCTCATGGGATAACTTTGATGGTGCGATTCCTTGTAGCATAGATTCAAGGATGCGTCTTGAGACTCCGATCATACGCTCCCAGCTTCCCCCCATGTGGGATGAGTGGGGAGGATTAAATATCCAAATGCAGCTCTTGTTACTCAGATATTCTTGTACCTTCCTGTCATCTGTAATTGCCTCCATCTTTAGCTCCTTGCACGCTCCAACAAAGTTGGTACCGCAGTCTGACCTCAACTGCTTTGCCGGACCTCGAACAGCAAAGAAACGGCGGAGAGCGTTTATAAAGCTTGAGCTATCCATTGATTCTATGACTTCTATATGTATAGCCCTTGTACTCATACATGTGAACAAGACTGCCCAGCGTTTTGAGTTTGCTTGTCCTCCTCTAGTTCGACGTGAGGTGACCATCCAAGGTCCAAAAATATCCACCCCTACAAAGGAGAATGGAGGGTCTATGCTGAGCCTTTCAGGAGGTAAGTCAGACATTCTTTGAGTTAAAAACTTCCCTCGCAGTCTGCGGCACTTTACACACTGAAAAATCACACTACTGATGCGCCTTTTGCCACCTATGATCCAGAAGCCAGCCTCTCTTAAGGCACCCTCAGTAAAGGCCCGTCCCTGATGTTCAACTTGTTTGTGATAATGTTGAATGAGAAGAGATGTGATGTGACACTGTCCGGGGAGAATTATTGGGCACACTTCATCTCTATCAAGGCTCGCTTGCGAGAGGCGGCCACCGACCCTGAGCAGGCCGAGTTCGTCTACATAAGGTGTTAAATTGCAAAGAGGACTTTGTTTTGGAATGCCCCTGCCTCCCTTAAGGCATTTCAGCTCTTCTGAGTAGCATTCTGCTTGTACACTATGGATGAGGATGGACTTCGCTCTTTCAAGGTCTTCTACTGAGCAGGGTTTGTCACATATGTGCCAGCCTCTACAAGTGCTTTTATCGTTATCCTTCTGAAAAGAATGAGTTATGTGCACAAGTCTGGCTATTGCCCGAACCAGTGTATGCCAGCTTGAGAATCTCTCAAAGCGTTTGGGATCTAACTCTCTTCTTGAAGTGTGAGTGGCACAGGAAATAACCTGGGAGCGTACTTCAATGTCCAAATCTGGATGTATCATGGCAAAGGGACCTGTGTGAGATGTTTCCTGTGTTGTATTAAACAAGAATCTGGGACCAGTCAACCACATGCTATGGGAAAGATCAGCTGCTGGAACAGATCTTGTGGCTTGGTCAGCAGGGTTTTGATCGGTTGGGACGTATTTCCACTGCTCAGGGTGCGTGGACCTCTGAATCCTTTGCACTCTGTTGTGCACATACACGTGAAACTTCCTGGATCTATTACAGATGTAACCTAAGACAACCTTGCTGTCTGAATAGAATGTCACAACATCCAGCTTGATGTCAATTTCGTCTGCAATAATTTCAGCTATTTCCACAGCCAGAACAGCTGCACACAGTTCAAGTCTAGGGACAGAGATCTCTGGTCGCGGAGCTAGTTTAACCTTGCCAAATATGAATCCAACTTCTACATTACCACTTATACTGGTAATTTTGCTGTATGCGACAGCTGCAATGGCATTTGTGGACGCATCACAGAAGACACACATTTCTCTTCTTTGCGCTTGATGAAGAGAGATGGTGGCATATGTGCGAGGGATTTTGACAAGCTCAAGCTTCTTTAACGAGTCTCTCCAATTCTTCCATTCCTTGAATTTCTCACTTGATAGAGGTGCATCCCAGTCACAAGATTCTGTGGTTAGTTTTCTGAGCAGAAGTCTGCCTTGAATGACAACAGGTGCAGCAAACCCAAATGGGTCGAACAAACTGTTTATCGTTGACAGAACCCCACGTCTAGTGTATGGTCTCATCTGATCTGCAACTTGAAAGATAAACACATCTTCACTCATGTCCCAACTCACTCCAAGACTTCTTTGGACTGATGGGAGTCCAGTATTCAGATCTAGGTTCTTTAACTCCTTTGCAAGATCCTCTGAGGGAAATGCTTTCATAACTTCCACTTTATTAGAAGCAATCTTGTGAAGATGCAGATTAGACTGGGCCAGCATTTCCTGAGTGTCTTTGAGCAGTTTGATGGCTTCCTCTTCTGTGGGGAAGGAGGTAAGGCCATCATCCACATAAAAGTTTCTTTCCACAAAGTGCCTTGCCTCAAATCCATAGTCTTGCTCGCCTGTGAGAGCAGCTCTTCTGAGTCCATATATGGCAACTGCTGGAGATGGGCTGTtaccaaaaacatgcactcgcaTGCGATACTCTCGCACCTCACTGTTTAAGTCACTGTTGGCATACCAAAGAAAGCGTAGGAAATTACGATGTTCTTTTGCTACCACAAATGAgtgaaacatttgctggatatcAGCCATCACTGCTACTCGTTCTTTCCTGAATCGCAGTAATACCCCCAAAAGACTATTGTTTGCATTAGGGCCAGTGAGGAGAACATCATTTAGTGACACTCCTTGATGTTGTGCACTGGAGTCGAACACTACTCTTATCTGTCCAGGTTTCTTAGGATGGTACACCCCAAACATGGGCAGATACCAGCACTCTTCATTTTCCTGTAACTGTGGTGCCAACTCTGCATGGCCATTTTCAAAGATTTTGCCCATAAAATCCACAAAGTGCTCCTTTACCTCTGGGTGCTTTCTTAGTTTGCGTGTCAGCAACATAAGACGATTGTTGGCTTGAACCTTATTGTTCGGGAGGCGCTGCCGAGGGCTGCGGAATGGTAGAGGGGCAACCCAGCTATTGGATTCATCCTGATGGAATTGATCTTCCATAATCTTCAAGAATGCCAAGTCATCCATGGAGGGAGCTGTTTTTTCATCATTCTTTGTGCAGCGAAAAACTGACTCTCCAATGGAGCATTCTTCAGATACTGATAAGGTTTTCTGCTTGGGGTTCAATGAAGTTTTTGGCTCATTGTGCAGACTGAAATAGTCCTTCACAAACATGCTGTTTGGACAGGGACTCATGTAGCTGGGGCGTCCATTTGCTAAGATGTGAGTCTTAAAAACATCCACTGTAGCAGGTTTGTGGGCTCCGTTTAGGCAGATATCTCCAACTATCACCCACCCAAGGGCCAGCCTCTGGGCAAAGGGAGCATGTAGTGGTCCATTACATTGTTCCTCCACTTTATGTACCTGAATGAGATCTCTCCCGAGCAGAAGCAGAATTTTGGCCTTTGGATCTAGACTTGGAATTTTAGAGGCTACCGATCTTAAATGACTATGGTATTGTGCTGCCTCTGGAGTAGGAATCTCTGATCTGTTGTTTGGGATGAGATTACATTCTATCAGTGATGGAAGAGCAAGAGATGTCTTTCCATCGAAGGATTCTACTATAAATCCATCAGCTCTTCGTCCTTCAGTCTTTGCAATGCCCGCACATGTTCTGAGCATGTAAGGTGCTGTGTTGTCTTCAACTTTAAACATCTCAAAAAAGGCTGATCTCGCCAGAGACCTATTACTCTGATCATCTATGACTGCGTAAACCTTCCTTTTGTTATGAGGCTCACCTTCTGGATATACATTTACCAAGCAGATCTTTGAACATGACTTTCTGCTATTTGGATCCCCACATACTTTTGTACAGGAAGATGTTGCAACTGGAGAAAGAAATTCTTCCTGCTCCCCGCCATAATCTGCTGAAGGTTCTGTATCCTTTTTTTCTAACCAGGGGGCTGGACCATTGTGTAGAGCGGCTATGTGCTTGTCACTGTTGCATTCAGAGCACTGGATTACTGCCTTACAATCCTTTGCCTGGTGGGTAGTCGAGGAACAGCATTTAAAGCAAATGGAGTTCTCTCTGAGGAAAGCTTTCCTGTCCAGCAAGGTCTTCTCCCTGAAACCTCTACACTTTCTGAGGGGATGTGGCTTTTTATGAATAGGACATTGTCTGTTGAGGTTATCATTTGTCCTATTAAATTCATTTCTTTGAGTGGCATTGTCAATTTCTGTTTTGTGGACAGTAACAGGAGCTCTGATTGCCTTTGGATATTTTTCAAATCTGGATAATGACACATTTTGTGTAGTCAGTTTAAAGCTGTGATCATTTCTCATGCGGGCCTCACCACAAATGAAATCACAAAAGAATGAAAAAGGAGGAAAACTAACTCCATACTCCTGTTTGTAACGAGTTCCTTGCAACATCCATTTTTCTTGCAAATTAAATGGCAGTTTCTCTAGGATGGAGCTGATGCCTCTTGAAGTATCCAAGAAGGTCAGGCCTGGCAGATAACCTTCAGCTTTGGCTATCTTTAATTCAAGGAGTAGGTCTCCCAGCTCTCTGAGACGTTGATGATCCTTGTTTGACAGCTTAGGGAAACATTCAAGCTTGTTAAAGAGCGCTGCCTCCATAGCTTCGGCTGAACCATAGCAATCCTCTAGCCGTTTCCAGACCATGCTGAGCCCAACATCAGGATAACTAATATGAACTGACCTAATGCGTCTTGCATGTTCAGTCGATTCTGGACCCAGCCACTGAACAAGTAGGTCTAGTTCCTCACTAGGTTTAAGATCAAGTCCTTCAATAGCATTGCAAAAGCTGGACTTCCATGCCCAATAGTTCTCTGGCTTGTCATTAAATCTTGAAAGCCCACCTGTCAGAAGATCACGTCGAGCTAGAAACTTTGCAAGCTCAAACACTTCTGAGCGAGCATTATAGTGCTCATTGCAATGTGAGTGTGGGGGGCTTGTGAGTGAAGCGTTGTGTCTTGGAGGTAGTGCATCCGGCACTGCTGATTTAAACAATGATGTGTTTGCACCTTCTTTTTTGATCGCTCCAGCCTGAGTGGTAGGGATAAGAGGGGTAGCAGCATTAGCGACAATTTTAATTGCTGACTGTCTCGCTGGCAGACTTTGAAATGAATTATCTTGCTCGATGGGTTGAGGCTGTTGAACATCAACCAGATTAGAAGCTAGTGGCTTCTGTTCAATGGTTTCTGCAAACTCTGACATGTAACCTTCTTTATATTTTTGCTGGTCTTCAACATATTCTTCAGTTCTTTGCAGAGAATTGTGTGAAGAATGTTGCTCTTGATTATCAGAGAGTTGATCTGTACCCCTTATATCTGCTGCAGCCTCAAACACTGATGCCTCAGCTGCAGCCGCTTCTGCCTCTCTTTCTtgttgtagtgcatttagtgtagcCTCTAGACGAGCCTCCTCCACTTTAAGCTGAGCTTGTACTTGAGCTTGCTTTACTTTCACTTCTATCTCTTTTTGTGCATATGTGGCTCTAGTTAGTGCAGCTTCTGCCTTCGCACGGGCCTCCAATGCTGCTGCACTTGCTGCAGACTTGCTTGAGTGTCTTGATGATCGAGTACATGCCGATCTTGTTCTTAGACTATGTTTCTCAGATGAAGACATTCTGAAATGAATGCTGAACTTGATCTTCTATTCATTAATGTGTCGATCATTATTTGTCTTTTTACTATTCTGCCCTCGTAAAAGAGTTCCCCTTCTTCAACTAGACAGATAGACAACTCC contains:
- the LOC137496233 gene encoding uncharacterized protein; translation: MSSSEKHSLRTRSACTRSSRHSSKSAASAAALEARAKAEAALTRATYAQKEIEVKVKQAQVQAQLKVEEARLEATLNALQQEREAEAAAAEASVFEAAADIRGTDQLSDNQEQHSSHNSLQRTEEYVEDQQKYKEGYMSEFAETIEQKPLASNLVDVQQPQPIEQDNSFQSLPARQSAIKIVANAATPLIPTTQAGAIKKEGANTSLFKSAVPDALPPRHNASLTSPPHSHCNEHYNARSEVFELAKFLARRDLLTGGLSRFNDKPENYWAWKSSFCNAIEGLDLKPSEELDLLVQWLGPESTEHARRIRSVHISYPDVGLSMVWKRLEDCYGSAEAMEAALFNKLECFPKLSNKDHQRLRELGDLLLELKIAKAEGYLPGLTFLDTSRGISSILEKLPFNLQEKWMLQGTRYKQEYGVSFPPFSFFCDFICGEARMRNDHSFKLTTQNVSLSRFEKYPKAIRAPVTVHKTEIDNATQRNEFNRTNDNLNRQCPIHKKPHPLRKCRGFREKTLLDRKAFLRENSICFKCCSSTTHQAKDCKAVIQCSECNSDKHIAALHNGPAPWLEKKDTEPSADYGGEQEEFLSPVATSSCTKVCGDPNSRKSCSKICLVNVYPEGEPHNKRKVYAVIDDQSNRSLARSAFFEMFKVEDNTAPYMLRTCAGIAKTEGRRADGFIVESFDGKTSLALPSLIECNLIPNNRSEIPTPEAAQYHSHLRSVASKIPSLDPKAKILLLLGRDLIQVHKVEEQCNGPLHAPFAQRLALGWVIVGDICLNGAHKPATVDVFKTHILANGRPSYMSPCPNSMFVKDYFSLHNEPKTSLNPKQKTLSVSEECSIGESVFRCTKNDEKTAPSMDDLAFLKIMEDQFHQDESNSWVAPLPFRSPRQRLPNNKVQANNRLMLLTRKLRKHPEVKEHFVDFMGKIFENGHAELAPQLQENEECWYLPMFGVYHPKKPGQIRVVFDSSAQHQGVSLNDVLLTGPNANNSLLGVLLRFRKERVAVMADIQQMFHSFVVAKEHRNFLRFLWYANSDLNSEVREYRMRVHVFGNSPSPAVAIYGLRRAALTGEQDYGFEARHFVERNFYVDDGLTSFPTEEEAIKLLKDTQEMLAQSNLHLHKIASNKVEVMKAFPSEDLAKELKNLDLNTGLPSVQRSLGVSWDMSEDVFIFQVADQMRPYTRRGVLSTINSLFDPFGFAAPVVIQGRLLLRKLTTESCDWDAPLSSEKFKEWKNWRDSLKKLELVKIPRTYATISLHQAQRREMCVFCDASTNAIAAVAYSKITSISGNVEVGFIFGKVKLAPRPEISVPRLELCAAVLAVEIAEIIADEIDIKLDVVTFYSDSKVVLGYICNRSRKFHVYVHNRVQRIQRSTHPEQWKYVPTDQNPADQATRSVPAADLSHSMWLTGPRFLFNTTQETSHTGPFAMIHPDLDIEVRSQVISCATHTSRRELDPKRFERFSSWHTLVRAIARLVHITHSFQKDNDKSTCRGWHICDKPCSVEDLERAKSILIHSVQAECYSEELKCLKGGRGIPKQSPLCNLTPYVDELGLLRVGGRLSQASLDRDEVCPIILPGQCHITSLLIQHYHKQVEHQGRAFTEGALREAGFWIIGGKRRISSVIFQCVKCRRLRGKFLTQRMSDLPPERLSIDPPFSFVGVDIFGPWMVTSRRTRGGQANSKRWAVLFTCMSTRAIHIEVIESMDSSSFINALRRFFAVRGPAKQLRSDCGTNFVGACKELKMEAITDDRKVQEYLSNKSCIWIFNPPHSSHMGGSWERMIGVSRRILESMLQGIAPSKLSHEVLITFMAEVTAIVNNRPLVPVSTDPDAPLILTPATLLTQKSSAVLPPPGEFGEKDLFVRQWRQVQSLANTFWNRWRKEYLATSQNRRKWQNESSNLQVGDVVLLKDSHARRNDWPMGIVMETFPGRDGRVRKVEVKVVKDGVSKTFLRPISNVVLLLSPKTE